One window from the genome of Cyclobacterium amurskyense encodes:
- a CDS encoding SLC13 family permease, protein MFDADSRSGARILYRKLKLNWIFSTSSFIGNFLIALLVTYFFSKIGYDPPVNFVFFISILAIGLWISEALPPFAVGIFIIATLLLGFSTDFFFDKTMPPELYVSTWTSNVIWLLLGGFFLAKAMSLVELDQQLFQFTVKKFGHKPEGLLLGMMMTTAVASMVMSNTATTAMMISSIIPLVRLIGKDSPYGKSLLIAIPAAASVGGIGTIIGSTPNAIAVGALQEKGISITFIDWMVVGFPTGLLLVWLFWKFLCKTRDFSDVKLDLSLLPKGKGNVGRFEKNAVIFTLFITVMMWLTESLHGIPVAATSAIPIVLLTMTQVIHSEHVRSLPWDTLMLVAGGLALGIALVEVGLAEIVMGKINALPLPKVFIAIIFCLIAVLLSNVMSNTAAASILVPLSLALPGIYGIAGPVMVAISCSCSLLLPVSTPANAIAFATGMVQQKDFRTGGIFFIVLGPILAFLAVMVWVLVLL, encoded by the coding sequence ATGTTCGATGCAGATTCCAGAAGTGGAGCGCGTATTCTCTATAGGAAACTCAAATTAAACTGGATTTTCAGTACTTCTTCTTTTATTGGGAATTTTCTGATTGCTTTATTGGTGACCTATTTTTTTAGTAAAATAGGTTATGACCCTCCTGTTAATTTTGTGTTTTTTATCAGCATATTGGCTATTGGTTTATGGATATCTGAAGCCTTGCCCCCTTTTGCTGTAGGGATTTTTATCATTGCTACCCTCTTGCTGGGTTTTAGTACGGATTTCTTTTTTGATAAAACCATGCCGCCGGAGCTCTATGTGAGTACTTGGACCAGTAATGTAATCTGGCTACTACTGGGCGGCTTTTTCCTGGCCAAAGCCATGAGCTTGGTTGAGTTGGATCAACAGTTGTTTCAATTTACAGTCAAAAAATTTGGGCACAAACCTGAGGGCTTGTTGCTGGGAATGATGATGACGACCGCTGTTGCAAGCATGGTCATGTCCAATACTGCTACCACGGCCATGATGATTTCTTCCATTATTCCGTTGGTACGTTTAATCGGAAAAGACTCTCCCTATGGTAAATCTTTGCTGATAGCCATCCCTGCTGCCGCATCTGTAGGAGGAATAGGTACCATCATTGGTAGCACTCCCAATGCGATTGCCGTAGGAGCCCTTCAGGAGAAGGGGATAAGCATTACCTTTATAGACTGGATGGTGGTTGGCTTTCCCACAGGCTTGCTGTTGGTTTGGTTGTTTTGGAAATTTCTTTGCAAAACCCGGGATTTCTCTGATGTAAAGTTGGACTTGTCTCTTTTACCAAAGGGAAAGGGGAATGTGGGCCGTTTTGAAAAAAATGCTGTCATTTTTACCTTGTTCATTACCGTGATGATGTGGTTGACTGAATCCTTGCATGGGATCCCTGTGGCTGCTACTTCTGCCATACCTATAGTGTTGCTTACCATGACGCAAGTGATCCACTCCGAGCATGTGCGAAGTCTTCCCTGGGACACGCTTATGTTGGTGGCAGGAGGCTTGGCTTTAGGTATAGCCCTTGTGGAGGTGGGCTTAGCGGAAATTGTAATGGGGAAAATCAATGCCTTGCCATTGCCTAAAGTATTTATTGCGATTATCTTCTGCCTTATAGCCGTACTACTTTCCAATGTAATGAGCAATACGGCAGCAGCTTCCATATTGGTCCCCCTCAGTCTTGCCCTACCGGGGATTTATGGAATTGCAGGACCAGTGATGGTTGCGATCAGTTGCTCATGTTCCTTATTGCTTCCTGTTTCTACTCCTGCCAATGCCATTGCTTTTGCAACAGGCATGGTGCAACAAAAAGATTTTCGGACCGGGGGCATTTTCTTTATCGTGTTGGGACCGATATTGGCTTTTTTGGCCGTTATGGTCTGGGTACTTGTATTACTTTAA
- a CDS encoding efflux RND transporter periplasmic adaptor subunit, translating into MNKTLLFCSLIFFFSCGVETQEIEEIPMETFRDEVKATPVKVGQSQRKSFDYLINASGKIEAENQVMSIVERSGYLIELKVEEGQQVKKGDIIALLDKTDSELEWEKAQVSLRTASAEYESLKIVSSVETTFSENLDKNSRDEFWRASSGLLAAQIAVREAENNLAKTEVKAPITGAIADLKIKKGSLVNAGDEICLVLSTRSLEMKVKVLESDISYVKKGQKTEVYPVSGTSDSEREKITGTVTSINPKVDENGLVQVTIKLSAGGSLLSGMNARAVIRAPQNNNLVVPKEAVVYRSGRPVVFTIDNNEAIWNYIEVGKDNGREIEVLDGLEADKTVIVSNNVQLGHQAAVQITTD; encoded by the coding sequence ATGAACAAAACACTCTTATTTTGTTCCTTAATTTTCTTTTTCTCCTGTGGTGTAGAAACCCAGGAGATAGAGGAAATTCCCATGGAAACTTTTCGTGATGAAGTTAAGGCCACCCCAGTGAAGGTAGGGCAATCACAAAGAAAGTCCTTTGATTACCTGATCAATGCTTCAGGGAAAATAGAAGCGGAAAATCAAGTAATGTCCATAGTGGAAAGAAGTGGTTACCTAATAGAACTCAAAGTAGAGGAAGGGCAGCAGGTGAAGAAAGGGGATATTATCGCATTACTCGATAAAACAGACAGCGAGCTTGAGTGGGAGAAAGCACAAGTGAGCCTTCGTACTGCCAGTGCAGAGTATGAAAGTTTAAAAATAGTTTCCTCGGTAGAGACCACCTTTTCCGAAAACCTGGACAAAAATTCCAGAGATGAATTTTGGAGAGCTTCCAGTGGATTGTTGGCTGCTCAGATTGCTGTAAGGGAAGCTGAAAATAATCTCGCTAAAACAGAAGTCAAAGCGCCTATTACTGGAGCAATAGCCGACTTGAAAATTAAAAAAGGCAGTCTAGTCAATGCTGGAGATGAAATTTGTTTGGTATTAAGTACCCGTTCACTGGAAATGAAAGTTAAAGTTTTGGAGTCGGACATCTCCTATGTTAAAAAAGGGCAAAAGACGGAGGTTTATCCAGTATCAGGAACAAGCGATAGTGAAAGAGAAAAAATTACTGGCACCGTCACAAGCATCAATCCTAAGGTGGATGAGAATGGATTGGTGCAGGTGACCATAAAATTAAGTGCAGGTGGAAGTCTTTTGTCAGGGATGAATGCGAGGGCAGTGATTAGAGCGCCACAAAACAATAACCTTGTGGTCCCTAAAGAAGCAGTGGTTTATCGATCCGGTCGCCCGGTGGTCTTTACCATTGATAATAATGAAGCCATTTGGAATTATATAGAAGTAGGGAAGGACAACGGAAGAGAGATTGAAGTATTGGATGGATTGGAAGCTGATAAAACAGTTATTGTAAGTAATAACGTGCAGCTAGGACATCAGGCAGCAGTGCAGATAACAACTGATTAA
- a CDS encoding serine hydrolase, with product MKGQLILFLLLLLSCTPAKEDNQLKQLENEIRNLMDSVEGDFGLAFRLLDDADKELFINEKEVFHAASTMKTPVMIELFKQEKAGNFSLQDSIVIRNEFKSILDGSTFSMDLSVDSQEALYSRIGEKGSIYELMYEMIVNSSNLATNLLIEMVAAENVNQTMRDLGANDIQVLRGVEDLKAYDAGLSNTTTALDMMLVMEAIAENKVIGAKNMMEILSDQHFNGLIPKYLPKTAKVAHKTGSITGVQHDAAIVDLEDGSRYVLVVLSKNLQDEEAGKACIARVSQLIYAYVTEH from the coding sequence ATGAAAGGACAACTTATATTATTCTTACTTCTGCTACTTTCTTGTACTCCCGCCAAGGAGGACAATCAACTTAAACAGCTTGAGAATGAAATTCGCAACCTAATGGATTCAGTAGAAGGAGACTTTGGTCTTGCCTTTAGGTTATTGGATGATGCTGACAAGGAATTGTTTATAAATGAAAAAGAGGTGTTTCATGCGGCCAGTACCATGAAAACTCCTGTGATGATCGAACTTTTTAAGCAGGAGAAGGCTGGTAATTTCTCATTACAGGATTCCATAGTGATTCGAAATGAGTTTAAGAGCATTTTGGATGGCAGTACTTTTAGCATGGATCTGAGTGTAGACAGCCAAGAAGCTTTGTACAGTAGAATTGGTGAAAAAGGCAGTATCTATGAGTTGATGTATGAAATGATAGTCAACAGTAGCAATCTGGCCACAAACCTATTGATTGAAATGGTAGCTGCGGAAAATGTAAACCAAACCATGCGGGATTTGGGAGCAAATGACATACAAGTTCTCCGTGGAGTGGAGGATTTGAAAGCTTATGATGCAGGATTAAGCAACACTACAACTGCACTGGACATGATGTTGGTCATGGAGGCCATAGCGGAAAATAAAGTCATTGGGGCAAAGAACATGATGGAGATTCTTTCCGACCAGCATTTCAATGGTTTGATTCCTAAATACCTGCCCAAAACGGCAAAGGTGGCGCATAAAACTGGATCCATAACCGGAGTACAGCATGATGCTGCAATTGTGGATTTGGAAGATGGTTCTCGTTATGTTTTGGTTGTTTTGAGTAAAAATCTCCAGGATGAAGAGGCAGGGAAAGCCTGCATTGCAAGGGTTAGCCAGTTGATTTATGCTTATGTGACAGAACATTAA
- a CDS encoding SulP family inorganic anion transporter produces the protein MTQAFYNLFKPKEANLKDEVLSGLTVALALVPEAVAFSLIAGVSPLVGLYTAFIIGLITSILGGRPGMISGATGAIAVVVVALVVDKGVEYLFAAVVLMGLIQILVGVLKLGKLIRLVPHPVMFGFVNGLAIIIFTAQFSQFKTVNSQGVEEWMTGTPLYLMLGLVLVTMVIIKYLPKLTKVVPSALAAILTVTLIVIFGGLDTRTVGDMASISGGLPKFHIPLVSLSMETFWIILPYSAIMAGVGLIESLLTLTLVDEITETRGSGNKECIAQGVANVTTGFFGGMGGCAMIGQSLINVNAGGRNRLSGIVAALGLLTFILFFSSYIEMVPMAALVGLMFMVAIGTFEWASLRVFRKVPKSDVLVMILVTLVTVFLHNLALAVLIGVIIAALVFAWKNSKMIRARKRIDEKGVKHYDIFGPLFFASVTAFGEKFDPLNDPDEIIIDFEESRIVDHSGLEAVHKVTERYNKLGKTVYIRHLDTSSKALLHKASPIIHVNYTEDDPEFVHSDEKTLK, from the coding sequence ATGACACAGGCCTTTTACAACTTATTCAAACCCAAAGAAGCCAATTTAAAAGATGAGGTTCTTTCTGGTTTAACTGTTGCCCTGGCTTTGGTTCCAGAGGCGGTAGCCTTTTCCTTAATTGCTGGGGTGAGTCCTTTAGTTGGCTTGTATACCGCTTTTATTATTGGTTTGATCACCTCTATATTAGGAGGTAGACCTGGAATGATATCTGGAGCTACAGGAGCCATTGCAGTAGTCGTGGTAGCTTTGGTTGTAGACAAAGGAGTGGAATATCTTTTTGCTGCAGTAGTATTAATGGGTTTAATTCAGATCCTTGTAGGCGTGTTGAAACTGGGTAAGCTTATCAGATTGGTTCCTCACCCTGTAATGTTTGGCTTTGTTAACGGATTGGCGATCATCATTTTCACAGCGCAATTTTCACAATTTAAAACTGTCAATTCACAAGGTGTTGAAGAATGGATGACTGGTACACCATTGTACCTAATGTTAGGCTTGGTGCTTGTGACCATGGTCATTATCAAATACCTTCCCAAGTTGACAAAAGTAGTACCTTCGGCCTTGGCTGCTATATTGACGGTAACCCTAATTGTTATTTTTGGAGGGCTCGATACACGGACGGTTGGAGATATGGCCTCCATCTCAGGTGGTTTGCCAAAATTTCATATTCCACTAGTATCCCTTTCAATGGAGACTTTTTGGATTATTTTACCCTATTCAGCGATAATGGCAGGAGTAGGTTTGATAGAAAGTTTATTGACATTAACCCTTGTGGATGAGATCACCGAAACCAGGGGAAGTGGCAATAAAGAATGTATTGCTCAGGGTGTAGCAAACGTTACTACTGGTTTCTTTGGTGGAATGGGTGGATGTGCCATGATTGGACAATCACTTATCAATGTAAACGCAGGTGGGCGAAATAGACTTTCGGGGATAGTAGCTGCACTAGGTTTACTGACCTTTATATTGTTTTTCTCTTCTTATATTGAAATGGTGCCAATGGCAGCCTTGGTTGGCTTGATGTTTATGGTAGCCATAGGAACGTTTGAGTGGGCTTCATTAAGGGTTTTTAGAAAAGTACCCAAATCAGATGTTTTGGTAATGATCCTTGTTACACTGGTTACTGTGTTTTTACATAATCTTGCCCTTGCCGTATTGATCGGAGTGATCATCGCAGCATTGGTATTTGCCTGGAAAAATTCTAAAATGATTCGTGCTAGAAAGAGGATTGACGAAAAAGGTGTCAAACATTATGATATTTTCGGTCCTCTGTTTTTTGCATCAGTAACTGCTTTTGGTGAGAAATTTGATCCATTAAATGATCCCGATGAAATCATCATTGACTTTGAAGAAAGTAGAATAGTTGATCATTCTGGATTGGAAGCTGTGCATAAAGTGACCGAGAGGTACAATAAACTAGGAAAAACGGTCTATATTAGACACCTTGATACTTCTAGTAAGGCATTGCTACACAAGGCCAGTCCTATAATTCATGTGAATTACACAGAAGATGACCCTGAATTTGTACATTCAGATGAAAAGACATTGAAATAA